A window of Nicotiana tabacum cultivar K326 chromosome 24, ASM71507v2, whole genome shotgun sequence contains these coding sequences:
- the LOC107786858 gene encoding zinc finger protein CONSTANS-LIKE 3, translating into MGSENWSLTVKLCDSCKTTSATVFCRADSAFLCLACDCKIHAANKLASRHARVWVCEVCEQAPASVTCKADAAALCVTCDRDIHSANPLARRHERFPVVPFYDSAVAKSHGVNDEEKYFDSHENNPQPEEEAEAASWILPTPKEGTDNQYKSADYLFNDMDSYLDMDIMSCDQKPHNILQLHQQYSSDGVVPVQKKNENNHLQGPVVDGFPTYEMDFIGSKPYLYNFNSQSISQSVSSSSMDVGVVPEHSAMADVSNTLVMNSSADAGVPNPVSGLDREARVLRYREKRKNRKFEKTIRYASRKAYAETRPRIKGRFAKRTEIEVDSLLAADASYGVVPSF; encoded by the exons ATGGGTTCGGAGAATTGGAGTTTGACGGTGAAGCTTTGTGACTCGTGCAAAACGACGTCGGCGACGGTGTTCTGCCGGGCAGATTCAGCTTTTTTATGCTTAGCATGCGACTGCAAAATCCACGCGGCGAACAAGCTAGCGTCGCGTCACGCGCGGGTCTGGGTTTGCGAGGTGTGCGAGCAGGCGCCGGCGAGCGTCACGTGCAAGGCGGACGCCGCCGCTCTCTGCGTCACGTGCGACCGCGATATCCACTCTGCGAATCCATTAGCGCGTCGTCACGAGCGTTTCCCGGTTGTTCCCTTCTACGACTCCGCCGTCGCAAAATCTCACGGCGTTAATGATGAAGAGAAGTACTTTGATAGTCATGAGAATAATCCTCAACCGGAGGAAGAGGCGGAGGCGGCGTCGTGGATACTTCCGACGCCGAAAGAAGGGACTGATAATCAGTATAAATCTGCTGATTATTTGTTTAATGATATGGATTCGTATTTGGATATGGATATTATGTCGTGTGATCAAAAACCACACAATATTCTTCAGCTGCATCAGCAGTACAGCTCGGACGGAGTGGTGCCAGTGCAGAAAAAGAATGAGAATAACCATTTGCAAGGTCCAGTTGTTGATGGATTTCCAACGTACGAAATGGACTTCATTGGATCTAAACCATACTTGTACAACTTCAACTCTCAGTCCATTAGCCAAAGT GTTTCTTCATCATCTATGGACGTGGGAGTTGTGCCGGAGCACAGTGCAATGGCGGATGTATCAAACACCTTAGTGATGAACTCATCGGCCGACGCCGGCGTACCGAACCCAGTCTCTGGTTTAGACAGAGAAGCAAGGGTATTGAGGTACAGAGAGAAAAGGAAGAACAGAAAGTTCGAGAAGACTATTCGGTATGCTTCTAGAAAGGCTTACGCAGAGACCCGACCCAGAATCAAAGGCAGATTCGCTAAGCGTACTGAGATTGAAGTCGACTCCCTTCTCGCCGCCGATGCGTCTTATGGCGTTGTTCCATCTTTTTAG